The proteins below come from a single Pichia kudriavzevii chromosome 2, complete sequence genomic window:
- a CDS encoding uncharacterized protein (PKUD0B04920; similar to Saccharomyces cerevisiae YPL015C (HST2); ancestral locus Anc_8.74): MPVPTKDIDKIVKLLQKENSKVVFFVGAGISTNCGIPDFRSPETGLYANLRKLSLPYPEAVFDIEYFKNKPKAFYTLADELFPGKFAPSKFHYLIRLCQDKNLLKRCYSQNIDTLERIAGVEDDKIVEAHGSFASNHCIECNTEMSKEKLREFMNRGEIPSCLECQGYVKPDIVFFGEALPTKLWDLWEEDVDDMDIAIVAGTSLAVYPFANLPAEVTKKATRVLINRELCGDFELSPRKTDIVLLEDCDSIAETICERLNWSKELEQLVAKGKSQIGGTRYKGDETAVELGELISEKVSKAILKEEGQEGDRKDGEKEEDICALVDAMENVKVD, translated from the coding sequence ATGCCCGTTCCAACTAAAGACATTGATAAGATAGTGAAGCTTTTGCAGAAAGAAAACTCTAAAGTTGTATTCTTTGTTGGTGCCGggatttcaacaaattgtGGAATTCCTGATTTCAGATCTCCTGAAACAGGACTATATGCTAATTTAAGGAAGCTTAGTTTACCATACCCTGAAGCCGTTTTCGatattgaatattttaaGAATAAGCCAAAGGCATTTTACACTCTTGCTGATGAATTATTTCCAGGAAAATTTGCTCCTAGTAAATTTCATTACTTGATTAGATTATGCCAGGACAAAAATCTGTTGAAACGATGTTATTCGCAAAATATCGACACTTTAGAAAGAATTGCTGGGGTAGAGGATGATAAAATTGTCGAAGCTCATGGTTCATTCGCTTCAAACCATTGTATTGAATGCAATACTGAGAtgtcaaaagaaaaacttcGGGAGTTTATGAATAGGGGAGAAATACCTAGTTGTCTTGAATGTCAGGGATATGTAAAACCAGATATAGTTTTCTTTGGCGAGGCTCTTCCCACTAAATTATGGGACTTATGGGAGGAAGACGTTGATGACATGGATATTGCAATTGTTGCTGGAACATCACTTGCAGTTTACCCGTTTGCTAATTTGCCTGCGGAGGTAACTAAAAAGGCTACGCGTGTATTGATTAACAGAGAACTCTGTGGTGACTTTGAATTGTctccaagaaaaacagaTATAGTACTCCTTGAAGATTGTGATTCTATTGCAGAGACGATATGTGAAAGATTGAATTGGTCTAAGGAGCTAGAACAACTTGTAGCCAAAGGTAAGTCTCAAATTGGCGGTACAAGGTATAAGGGTGACGAGACAGCGGTTGAACTCGGGGAACTTATTTCTGAAAAGGTATCTAAAGCAATTTTAAAGGAAGAGGGTCAAGAAGGAGATAGAAAGGATGGGGAAAAAGAGGAGGATATTTGTGCCTTAGTCGATGCCATGGAAAATGTCAAGGTTGACTGA
- a CDS encoding uncharacterized protein (PKUD0B04930; similar to Saccharomyces cerevisiae YPL020C (ULP1); ancestral locus Anc_8.72): MNIYEGRRMGSVSSVESNSRSSFFSQYDFNNLPTFASSQTNSTGSKNSNVHHNTSFTTRNTPSSKVELPFLPNRDVPSYVLDEARFPDPTLNRIFSNKATNPMFGKRVWSTNSERSSHGDREDLYNSGLSSSNELMELIQNFGSLIYLLICKGGIWGLWFLNALSKMLLKKVRTIPEPDNSERDENYETVISAESTPIKKDGEDKNIETPLFYQKLRSLNVYDRLREEQAQPLHKAEKVNYKKPKQQYGTQFFKNPSSRMNLETEYLRTALKPLNLPSEDVYSKSQKIKENLCAIYSEVRQNPANPTFTRSTTRFRDLEWLVDDNEDYLNNLERTRRFKEYQNILAERKKMQQIIHLSKLKETGFGVRKLTGDQVAEIEKIWEIQPKDTIIDKFRIKITSRDLLTLCDRHWLNDNIIDFYLQLVKEDVNSRKLNQIHIFSTYFYTTLKEKGYIGVKKWGKRAKVDVSELDMVFVPVNLHQTHWALAVIDNKNERFFYVDSLFGDGTDILYLLMDYMTEETKKNHGSLNRRNYSNYSVIGKYECPTQQNGYDCGVFTCTAADYLSRNRELDYSQADMPDLRRRMGWEILKGKLIEH, translated from the coding sequence ATGAACATATATGAAGGTAGAAGAATGGGGAGCGTCTCCTCAGTGGAGAGCAATAGCAGATCTTCCTTTTTCAGCCAATACGACTTTAACAACTTACCAACATTTGCATCATCTCaaacaaattcaactgGTTCAAAAAATAGCAATGTGCATCATAATACTTCTTTCACAACCAGAAACACTCCGTCTTCCAAGGTTGAATTGCCATTTTTACCAAATAGAGATGTTCCTAGTTATGTACTTGATGAAGCTAGGTTCCCTGATCCTACACTGAAtagaattttttcaaacaaggCTACCAATCCCATGTTTGGAAAAAGAGTATGGTCTACTAACTCAGAGAGAAGTAGTCACGGTGACAGAGAAGATCTGTATAATTCAGGCTTGTCTTCCAGCAATGAACTCATGGAATTAATTCAAAACTTCGGCTCTCTGATATACCTGCTTATCTGTAAAGGTGGAATATGGGGGTTATGGTTTCTGAATGCGCTGTCCaaaatgttgttgaagaaagtgaGAACTATACCAGAACCAGACAATAGCGAAAGAGACGAAAACTATGAAACTGTCATCAGTGCTGAAAGTACACCAATAAAGAAAGATGGGGAGGACAAGAACATTGAGACACCACTATTTTACCAAAAGTTGAGGTCACTAAACGTGTATGATAGACTAAGAGAAGAACAAGCGCAACCTTTGCACAAAGCTGAAAAGGTTAATTATAAGAAACCGAAACAACAGTATGGAActcaattcttcaaaaatcCTTCTTCACGGATGAATTTAGAGACCGAGTATCTGAGGACAGCATTAAAACCGCTGAATTTACCAAGTGAAGATGTCTACTCAAAATCACAAAAGATAAAGGAGAACCTTTGTGCCATTTATTCTGAAGTTAGACAAAATCCTGCTAATCCAACATTCACTCGTTCCACTACAAGATTCAGAGATCTAGAATGGCTagttgatgataatgaggattatttgaacaatttaGAGCGGACACGAAGATTCaaagaatatcaaaacattCTAGCCgaaaggaagaaaatgcAACAGATAATCCATTTATCGAAGCTCAAGGAAACTGGCTTCGGGGTTCGCAAACTAACAGGCGACCAAGTTgcagaaattgaaaaaatatgggAGATTCAACCTAAGGACACAATTATCGACAAGTTTCGTATCAAGATTACATCCAGAGATTTACTTACATTATGCGATCGACATTGGCTGAACGACAacattattgatttttaCTTACAGCTTGTCAAGGAAGATGTTAATTCCAGGAAACTGAATCAAATTCACATTTTTAGCACATATTTCTATACTacattgaaagaaaagggCTACATTGGTGTTAAAAAATGGGGGAAACGTGCTAAAGTGGATGTTTCTGAACTTGATATGGTTTTTGTTCCCGTTAACCTACATCAGACACACTGGGCATTGGctgttattgataataagaACGAAAGATTTTTTTATGTGGATTCTTTATTTGGTGATGGCACTGATATATTGTATTTACTAATGGATTACATGACAgaggaaacaaagaaaaaccatGGTTCCTTaaatagaagaaattaCTCTAATTACAGTGTGATTGGGAAGTATGAATGCCCGACTCAACAGAATGGTTATGATTGCGGTGTTTTCACATGTACTGCTGCTGATTACTTGTCTAGAAATAGAGAATTGGATTATAGTCAAGCTGATATGCCAGATCTTAGAAGAAGGATGGGATGGGAAATTCTCAAAGGGAAACTAATCGAACATTGA
- a CDS encoding uncharacterized protein (PKUD0B04940): MTIDIPGTIATTLTLTPLQEKAIFGVDILKNINDEALISDSTMRIWKKLQEGDEGLISGWISSKVVTNEFEYAILLSVLSLYQVRNSSEVADSFDATNQIVLNRIVENGRNALPSFSNLISWDKLDDIIRVLIQTTFKDTNSFESFRDRFNVLVKSAKSNFGTIIMYLIGFNKFKESKAELKNISESFKSVIDTYYAQFKFPDATRSNASEVNQLMDLVIYIASDRSLSAYLNIHSSINKYIHVTYHNVKVMKLWCLEALINGSNLEAKSTFRTYINYIKDYKAKHNGGLYDIMDVIHTFLFTLEKISENLRDHEEYRELNSWAKEARHIIDALFTIIGTDKTTYHRSLRKKLAEIYYICAVIKENSLKLESEPASKIGIISEYLTRSVSYLSNDLKLLPIYVASIYYKHSYYLHKLGLHKKAIKYCKESMRHHPDKIKYINYYVKLLTGDEDNLEKALLISQQVIENLHAVADSKRSMSWKNDALESYLIFLTLLGDSAIEVLGPFFGFINKIFENQEFREPKGTSKNSGEEKVLKNTTPAYSVVNGNSEDMDGCTSCALSVDSMNKGSTFKSVLKIGSGKGNKKDLSVKAIRRSLHVHRKNSLSTSSCSPGSQHHPERGKTKNAMHKEEEILLCHMWLVLSRLFQANGYEVEALQCVEEAEDLANTPIMEIGVYARKGCVLATRETQEEVNQGCKYLEKSFTMLEEVSIENSLHMLNNEPRYTEWSCILESIVGVAQVARDLERAGDRNATIDVGVDRESSRARAAHAQKMARWCLQQVAQHDNATLRLLFCDNDNVVAAQDTVHGWHGFGIYCM; encoded by the coding sequence ATGACTATTGATATACCAGGTACAATTGCAACGACGCTTACACTAACTCCCCTACAGGAGAAGGCTATTTTTGGCGTCGACATACTAAAGAATATTAACGATGAAGCGTTGATCTCAGATTCCACCATGAGAATCTGGAAGAAGCTACAGGAGGGTGACGAAGGCCTGATATCTGGATGGATATCAAGCAAGGTGGTGACCAATGAGTTTGAGTATGCTATTTTACTAAGTGTACTTTCTTTATATCAGGTACGTAACTCCTCCGAAGTTGCTGATAGCTTTGATGCAACCAACCAGATCGTTTTGAATAGAATAGTGGAGAATGGAAGGAATGCATTACCTAGCTTCAGTAATTTAATTAGTTGGGACAAGTTGGATGACATTATCAGGGTTTTGATTCAAACTACTTTCAAAGACACGAACTCGTTTGAATCTTTCAGGGATAGATTTAACGTATTGGTTAAGTCTGCCAAAAGTAATTTTGGAACTATTATAATGTACCTTATCGGGTTCAATAAGTTCAAAGAGAGCAAGGCTGAACttaaaaatatttcagAAAGCTTCAAGTCAGTCATAGATACTTACTATGCCCAGTTCAAGTTTCCTGATGCTACAAGATCTAACGCCTCTGAGGTGAACCAACTTATGGATTTAGTGATCTACATTGCTTCGGATCGATCATTAAGTGCTTACTTGAATATCCACTCATCTATCAACAAATATATTCACGTAACTTACCATAATGTTAAAGTGATGAAATTGTGGTGTTTAGAGGCATTAATCAATGGTTCCAACCTCGAGGCTAAATCTACATTCAGAACGTACATTAACTATATCAAAGATTATAAGGCCAAACATAATGGCGGGCTTTATGATATTATGGATGTTATTCacacttttctttttacaCTAGAAAAAATCAGTGAAAATCTTAGAGACCACGAGGAATACAGGGAGTTGAATAGTTGGGCCAAAGAGGCGAGACATATTATCGATGCGTTGTTTACCATCATTGGGACTGACAAAACAACTTATCACAGAAGCTTACGTAAGAAGCTTGCTGAAATTTACTACATCTGTGCAGTAATCAAGGAGAATTCACTGAAATTAGAATCCGAACCAGCTTCAAAAATTGGGATCATTTCTGAGTATTTGACTAGATCTGTATCTTATCTTTCTAATGATTTGAAGCTATTGCCCATATATGTTGCTTCAATATATTACAAACATTCCTATTATTTACACAAGCTGGGACTTCATAAAAAAGCCATTAAATATTGCAAAGAATCAATGAGACATCACCCggataaaatcaaatatatcaacTATTACGTTAAACTCCTAACAGGTGACGAAGATAACTTGGAGAAAGCGCTGCTCATATCACAACAAGTTATTGAGAACCTTCACGCAGTGGCTGATTCGAAACGATCAATGTCATGGAAGAATGATGCTTTGGAGTCATACCTAATTTTCTTGACATTATTAGGTGATTCAGCAATTGAGGTGTTAGGTCCGTTTTTCGGATTtataaacaaaatatttgagAATCAAGAGTTTAGGGAACCTAAAGGTACAAGCAAGAATAGCGGTGAAGAGAAAGTGCTTAAAAATACAACACCAGCCTATTCTGTTGTCAATGGAAACAGCGAGGATATGGATGGGTGCACATCTTGTGCCCTTAGCGTAGACTCAATGAATAAAGGAAGTACATTTAAATCAGTTTTAAAAATAGGAAGTGGTAAgggaaataaaaaggatCTTTCCGTGAAGGCTATCAGACGATCATTACATGTGCATCGGAAGAACTCATTATCTACTTCCTCATGTTCTCCTGGGAGTCAACACCACCCTGAAAGAGGCAAGACCAAAAATGCCATGCACaaggaggaggaaattCTATTATGTCACATGTGGCTGGTCTTGTCTCGACTCTTCCAAGCAAACGGATACGAGGTGGAAGCTTTACAATGTGTTGAGGAGGCTGAAGATCTTGCCAACACGCCAATCATGGAAATAGGTGTTTACGCACGTAAGGGGTGCGTTCTAGCGACTAGGGAAACACAAGAGGAAGTTAATCAGGGCTGTAAATATTTGGAGAAGTCGTTTACAATGTTGGAGGAAGTCAGCATAGAGAATAGTCTCCATATGCTTAATAACGAACCTAGATACACAGAATGGTCTTGCATACTCGAGAGCATAGTCGGTGTGGCGCAGGTTGCACGTGACCTGGAGCGAGCAGGAGATAGAAATGCTACGATCGACGTAGGTGTAGACAGAGAGAGTTCCCGTGCGAGAGCTGCACATGCGCAAAAGATGGCTCGTTGGTGTCTTCAACAAGTGGCACAGCACGACAACGCGACATTGCGTCTGCTGTTCTGCGACAACGACAATGTTGTGGCAGCGCAAGATACGGTGCACGGATGGCACGGTTTTGGTATTTATTGTATGTAG